In Fimbriimonadaceae bacterium, the genomic stretch GACTTCGGTCCCGGCGCCGGAGAGTTTTCCCTGGGCAAGATTGTTGATGAGCCGCGAGGGAAAGCGGATGTTGTAGAAGAGATTGCTGATGCCGATTTGCACGGGATTCGGCACCACCTTGTTATATCCCTGCGCGACCGGCTTGAGCACCCACCGGTCCACCTGACGATTAAACTCGAATACCTTGGTGTTGAGCGGCTCCCAGGGGTCGTACTCCTCTCCTCCCGGCGGCTCGTCGCCATTCGCAAACGGATCGTAGAACGGGTCTTCGGCCGGCTCGAGATCCGGGGCCTTCTTCTCGGCCGGAACGGCCGCGTTGGCGATCAGCAGGACTTGTGGTGATGCCACGCGAGATAGGGCCCGCTCAGCCGATTCGGAGTGCGCGTTCGACTGCTTCTCCGATGCCACAAGCCGTTCTTCCGAACCGGTATTCACTGTCGGTCGTCCTGGCCAACCGGCACATCCCACCATCGACAACAGCGCCACCACAGACACCGCACTCACAAACCCCGTCATGCTCACGCCTGTCCGCTGCACCATGCCTCCTTGCACTTACACCAGACGCCGTTCCCCGCCGCACATGACCACCGCAGCAAGCGGTCGCACTCTACCAGAATGTTCCTGCACTCGCCAGACGAGGTGCCGTCTTCCGAACACCCGTAGCAGGGGACGCGCTCGCTCTACGTGATGCATCTTACCAAGCGATCCGCGCATGAATAGAAAAAACACACAAGCGGCAGCTCAGGGAGTGCTCCATCATCGACCGATCACGCCCGAAATAAATGCAAACAGTTTCGTAAAATAGGCCCGCCCTCCAGCTGACGGCACATCATTGTGATCGGCGCCCTGCACGACATACCACTCCTTCGGCGATTTTGCGGCAGCGTAGGCCCGTCGTCCCAATTCAATCGGAATGATGTCATCACGATCGCCGTGCACAAACAACTTGGGCAAGGACAGATGGGGCAACCGATCTTCCAGCCGAAACGAAGCCCCCAGCAACCAATGGACCGGCAAGCCCAGGTAATGGTGGCGCGCCACTGCCTCAATCGAAGGAAAACAGGATTCCAACAAGAGTCCCATCGCCGGGCGTTGCGTTGCCAGTTCTCCGGCCACCGCCCCGCCCAACGAGCGACCGAAAATGACGAGGCGTTCCGGCCTAATTCGACGAACACGCGTGAGATAGTCATAGGCCCCGATCGCATCCTGATAGAGCCCATCTTCAGTCGGACGTCCCTGACTTTTCCCGTACCCGCGATAGTCGAAGAGAAACACGGACAGGCCGAGCCGATGCAAGGCACGCAGATTCTCCAGCCGGTGAGTCATATTGCCGGCATTGCCGTGGCACCAGAGCAAGACCGCAGAACCAGCCGACTGCTCCGCATACCAACCGAACAGTTTCGTGCCGTCGGCAGCCTGAAACCAGACATCCTCCAACGGCACACCGCCGACGGTGGACCAATCACGCTCTTCCCACGGATGCGGATGATAGACGAAAAATTGATCGAGCAGACTCATGAGAGTTCTACGCTCTAAAAAAACGCCTGCACGGTGAACAATACATCGTTGTCATGATCCCGATGGCTGTATTCCAGACGAAGCGCCCAATTCTGCGCGAGCGTATACCGCTGCCCCACCGACCAGCGCACATCGTCGGACGTCTCACCTAACGCATACCGTAAATAGCTGGCCGACGCGAGGAGCCGCCACCGCTCGGCAAGGTCGGCATAGAAACCTACCGACGCACCACCTCCGACCCGATGACGCTCCTCATAGGCGCGGCTGTAGTTCCCCTCCACCTCCGCAAAGGCAAAGAAGACTTCGCGCCGCAACAGATGCGTTTCGGCCGACGCGCCGATCCCGCCGTTGACACTCCAGTTACTGCAGAGCTCGCACCACCGGTGCTTGATGGTCTGCATGCCCAGATTCAATTTCCACGATGGCGCACGAAATAGGCCGTCGATAGGAGACAACGACAACACATTGATCACGGTCGCCCGCTCAACTCGCGTCTGCTCGGCCCGGTTGTAGTGGCGCAGGCTGAGGGAGCCCACTTCGATCTGGGCATCCGGCGTATACCCGGGTTCCGGATCGAGCAGATCATGATAGGCGGCCCGGACGGAGATCTCTTCGAACGTCTCATTATTACGCCAGCCTCCTCCCAGCGACGCGCGAGACGTGCGGTGTCCCACATCCGGCTGCCTGGCAAAGGGGAGAATCGACAGATCTTCCGAAGGAATACGGAGAAGACTCCGTGCGGTCAGAATCTGCCGATTGTGATCGCGGGCCGCTGCCGCCTGTGTCTCATCCCGCTCACCCGCATACCGCACATAGTCCGATGCCACATCTAAGACAAAGGCCTGGCGCGACAACGGCAAGCTCCGCACATCGTCAGACTGGGCGGATGCCGCATCGCGTACGACTCGCTTGACCAACTCATGTTCAGAAGCCGTGAGATGTTCCCGCTTGCGGCGAATGAGTGTGACCCTGGAGGGACGAAACGCGATATCGGTCACCAATCCCGGTTGAGCGGCGAGCAGGCGCACGGTATCCGCGGGGATGGTCCAAAAGCCGAAATGCTTGGTCAGGTGAAGGGAGGGGTCGGCATATTCCAGCAAAGACAAGAGATGGTAGGAACAATTTTCCTTGAAGAAAAAATAATCAAATGAGGCGTTCCCCAATTCCCACGCGTGCATCAGCAATCGTCGGATTTGCGACTCGCCAAAATTCAGCCGGTACTCCCAGATATCGCGATTCTCCATGTCCCGGTACTCCTGCACTTTGAGGTAGTAGGGAATGGTCGAAAAATACCCCCGATACCCACCGAAAATACCCCGCACGGGATAGGCCAGGCCTTCGTCCTTCGGGACATCGGCGGCGAAATTGATGGTGTAGGCGAGGATACGCGTCTGAGGCGTCTGCCCTTCCTGATCGATCCGGAGCAGCGTGTGGCCGAACATGGACGCCGGGTTATTCATGAAGGCCGATGGAAACACCAGCGTAATAGACCGAGCGTGAAACTCTTCAATCCATCGTTCGAAGCGCTCGCAAGGCATGGGCGGAAGCTGGCCTGGATCAAAACCAAGACGATCTTGGAGCCACGCATACCGCGCCACAAAGGCACATTGAGCCGGCTGCTTCGATCGACCGACCAACTCCGGTGAAAAGAATTGAGTCAGGGTGGCGTCGAGTTCGGCCTGAGGATCGGTCTTGCCTTTGGGAGAAAGAAAAAATCCGGGTTCGTCTTGTTCGCTCGTATAGCCGCCGAACAGATCCGCGCGATAGTGAAGCAACAAATGCCACTCACGCTCATCAGCCAGATGCGCGTCGTGAGCCCGCTGAAGCAGGTGCGAAAGATAGGGCGACGGTGGCTCCTCCGCCAGGGCAGGGATTGCCCAGAGACAGGCGGCCAACAGGATAGTTAGGAGTTGCACGATCGGGAGCAGAACAACACAGGGCCCCGGTCGATGACCGGAGCCCTGGTCGGA encodes the following:
- a CDS encoding VacJ family lipoprotein — protein: MVQRTGVSMTGFVSAVSVVALLSMVGCAGWPGRPTVNTGSEERLVASEKQSNAHSESAERALSRVASPQVLLIANAAVPAEKKAPDLEPAEDPFYDPFANGDEPPGGEEYDPWEPLNTKVFEFNRQVDRWVLKPVAQGYNKVVPNPVQIGISNLFYNIRFPSRLINNLAQGKLSGAGTEVGRFLLNSTFGLGGLVDVAKYMDINTPEEDTGQTLGFYGVKPGPYLVLPFLPPFTLRDFFGYVGDIALNPINWMVFPLIEVNGIPSLVAHHNRTTSTIAQTGSRVEEILNDRSLNLEKFQGVEEATLDLYTAVKNAYIQKRRNAIRE
- a CDS encoding alpha/beta hydrolase translates to MSLLDQFFVYHPHPWEERDWSTVGGVPLEDVWFQAADGTKLFGWYAEQSAGSAVLLWCHGNAGNMTHRLENLRALHRLGLSVFLFDYRGYGKSQGRPTEDGLYQDAIGAYDYLTRVRRIRPERLVIFGRSLGGAVAGELATQRPAMGLLLESCFPSIEAVARHHYLGLPVHWLLGASFRLEDRLPHLSLPKLFVHGDRDDIIPIELGRRAYAAAKSPKEWYVVQGADHNDVPSAGGRAYFTKLFAFISGVIGR
- a CDS encoding DUF4105 domain-containing protein, which codes for MQLLTILLAACLWAIPALAEEPPSPYLSHLLQRAHDAHLADEREWHLLLHYRADLFGGYTSEQDEPGFFLSPKGKTDPQAELDATLTQFFSPELVGRSKQPAQCAFVARYAWLQDRLGFDPGQLPPMPCERFERWIEEFHARSITLVFPSAFMNNPASMFGHTLLRIDQEGQTPQTRILAYTINFAADVPKDEGLAYPVRGIFGGYRGYFSTIPYYLKVQEYRDMENRDIWEYRLNFGESQIRRLLMHAWELGNASFDYFFFKENCSYHLLSLLEYADPSLHLTKHFGFWTIPADTVRLLAAQPGLVTDIAFRPSRVTLIRRKREHLTASEHELVKRVVRDAASAQSDDVRSLPLSRQAFVLDVASDYVRYAGERDETQAAAARDHNRQILTARSLLRIPSEDLSILPFARQPDVGHRTSRASLGGGWRNNETFEEISVRAAYHDLLDPEPGYTPDAQIEVGSLSLRHYNRAEQTRVERATVINVLSLSPIDGLFRAPSWKLNLGMQTIKHRWCELCSNWSVNGGIGASAETHLLRREVFFAFAEVEGNYSRAYEERHRVGGGASVGFYADLAERWRLLASASYLRYALGETSDDVRWSVGQRYTLAQNWALRLEYSHRDHDNDVLFTVQAFF